The following proteins are co-located in the Theropithecus gelada isolate Dixy chromosome 19, Tgel_1.0, whole genome shotgun sequence genome:
- the ECSIT gene encoding evolutionarily conserved signaling intermediate in Toll pathway, mitochondrial isoform X1, producing the protein MSWVQATLLARGLCRAWGGICGAALPGTSISQVPRQLPRGLHCSAAAHSSEQSLVSSPPEPRQRPTKALVPYEDLFGQAPSGERDKASFLQAVQKFGEHSLRKRGHIDFIYLALRKMQEYGVERDLAVYNQLLDIFPKEVFRPRNVIQRIFVHYPRQQECGIAVLEQMESHGVMPNKETEFLLIQIFGRKSYPMLKLLRLKLWFPRFMNINPFPVPRDLSQDPVELATFGLRHMEPDLSARVTIYQVPLPKDSTGAADPPQPHIVGIQSPDQQAALARHNPARPIFVEGPFSLWLRNKCVYYHILRADLLPPEEREVEETPEEWNLYYPMQLDLEYSRSGWDDYEFDINEVEEGPVFAMCMAGAHDQATLAKWIQGLQETNPTLAQIPVVFRLTRATGELHTSSAGLEEPPPPEDHEEDDSLQRQQQGQS; encoded by the exons ATGAGCTGGGTCCAGGCCACCCTACTGGCCCGAGGCCTCTGTAGGGCCTGGGGAGGCATCTGCGGGGCCGCCCTTCCAGGAACTTCCATCTCTCAG gtcCCTCGCCAGCTCCCTCGGGGCCTGCACTGCAGCGCAGCTGCCCATAGCTCTGAACAGTCCCTGGTTTCCAGCCCACCAGAACCCCGGCAAAGGCCCACCAAGGCTCTGGTGCCCTATGAGGACCTGTTTGGGCAGGCGCCTAGCGGGGAACGGGACAAGGCCAGCTTCCTGCAGGCGGTGCAGAAATTTGGGGAGCACAGCCTGCGTAAGCGGGGCCACATTGACTTCATCTACCTGGCCCTGCGCAAGATGCAGGAGTATGGCGTCGAGCGGGACCTGGCTGTGTACAACCAGCTGCTCGACATCTTCCCCAAAGAGGTCTTCCGGCCTCGCAATGTCATCCAGCGCATCTTCGTCCACTACCCTCGGCAGCAGGAGTGTGGGATTGCCGTCCTGGAGCAGATGGAGAGCCACG GTGTGATGCCCAACAAGGAGACGGAGTTCCTGCTGATTCAGATATTTGGACGCAAAAGCTACCCCATGCTCAAGTTGCTGCGCCTGAAGCTGTGGTTCCCTCGATTCATGAACATCAACCCCTTCCCAGTGCCCCGGGACCTGTCCCAGGACCCGGTGGAGCTGGCCACGTTTGGCCTGAGGCACATGGAGCCTGACCTTAGTGCCAGGGTCACCATCTACCAG GTTCCTTTGCCCAAAGACTCAACAGGTGCAGCAGATCCCCCCCAGCCCCACATCGTGG GAATCCAGAGTCCCGATCAGCAGGCTGCCCTGGCCCGCCACAACCCTGCCCGGCCCATCTTTGTCGAGGGCCCCTTCTCCCTGTGGCTCCGAAACAAGTGTGTGTATTACCACATCCTCAGAGCTGACTTGCTGCCCCCGGAGGAGAGG GAAGTGGAAGAGACCCCGGAGGAGTGGAACCTCTATTACCCGATGCAGCTGGACCTGGAGTATTCGAGGAGTGGCTGGGACGACTACGAGTTTGACATCAATGAAG TGGAGGAAGGCCCTGTCTTCGCCATGTGCATGGCGGGTGCCCATGACCAGGCGACGCTGGCCAAGTGGATCCAGGGCCTGCAGGAGACCAATCCAACTCTGGCCCAGATCCCCGTGGTCTTCCGCCTGACCCGGGCCACCGGGGAGCTCCACACATCCTCTGCAGGGCTGGAGGAACCGCCCCCGCCCGAGGACCACGAGGAAGACGACAGCCTGCAGCGACAGCAGCAGGGCCAGAGCTGA
- the ECSIT gene encoding evolutionarily conserved signaling intermediate in Toll pathway, mitochondrial isoform X4 translates to MSWVQATLLARGLCRAWGGICGAALPGTSISQVPLPKDSTGAADPPQPHIVGIQSPDQQAALARHNPARPIFVEGPFSLWLRNKCVYYHILRADLLPPEEREVEETPEEWNLYYPMQLDLEYSRSGWDDYEFDINEVEEGPVFAMCMAGAHDQATLAKWIQGLQETNPTLAQIPVVFRLTRATGELHTSSAGLEEPPPPEDHEEDDSLQRQQQGQS, encoded by the exons ATGAGCTGGGTCCAGGCCACCCTACTGGCCCGAGGCCTCTGTAGGGCCTGGGGAGGCATCTGCGGGGCCGCCCTTCCAGGAACTTCCATCTCTCAG GTTCCTTTGCCCAAAGACTCAACAGGTGCAGCAGATCCCCCCCAGCCCCACATCGTGG GAATCCAGAGTCCCGATCAGCAGGCTGCCCTGGCCCGCCACAACCCTGCCCGGCCCATCTTTGTCGAGGGCCCCTTCTCCCTGTGGCTCCGAAACAAGTGTGTGTATTACCACATCCTCAGAGCTGACTTGCTGCCCCCGGAGGAGAGG GAAGTGGAAGAGACCCCGGAGGAGTGGAACCTCTATTACCCGATGCAGCTGGACCTGGAGTATTCGAGGAGTGGCTGGGACGACTACGAGTTTGACATCAATGAAG TGGAGGAAGGCCCTGTCTTCGCCATGTGCATGGCGGGTGCCCATGACCAGGCGACGCTGGCCAAGTGGATCCAGGGCCTGCAGGAGACCAATCCAACTCTGGCCCAGATCCCCGTGGTCTTCCGCCTGACCCGGGCCACCGGGGAGCTCCACACATCCTCTGCAGGGCTGGAGGAACCGCCCCCGCCCGAGGACCACGAGGAAGACGACAGCCTGCAGCGACAGCAGCAGGGCCAGAGCTGA
- the ECSIT gene encoding evolutionarily conserved signaling intermediate in Toll pathway, mitochondrial isoform X2: MSWVQATLLARGLCRAWGGICGAALPGTSISQVPRQLPRGLHCSAAAHSSEQSLVSSPPEPRQRPTKALVPYEDLFGQAPSGERDKASFLQAVQKFGEHSLRKRGHIDFIYLALRKMQEYGVERDLAVYNQLLDIFPKEVFRPRNVIQRIFVHYPRQQECGIAVLEQMESHGVMPNKETEFLLIQIFGRKSYPMLKLLRLKLWFPRFMNINPFPVPRDLSQDPVELATFGLRHMEPDLSARVTIYQVPLPKDSTGAADPPQPHIVELTCCPRRRGKWKRPRRSGTSITRCSWTWSIRGVAGTTTSLTSMKWRKALSSPCAWRVPMTRRRWPSGSRACRRPIQLWPRSPWSSA, from the exons ATGAGCTGGGTCCAGGCCACCCTACTGGCCCGAGGCCTCTGTAGGGCCTGGGGAGGCATCTGCGGGGCCGCCCTTCCAGGAACTTCCATCTCTCAG gtcCCTCGCCAGCTCCCTCGGGGCCTGCACTGCAGCGCAGCTGCCCATAGCTCTGAACAGTCCCTGGTTTCCAGCCCACCAGAACCCCGGCAAAGGCCCACCAAGGCTCTGGTGCCCTATGAGGACCTGTTTGGGCAGGCGCCTAGCGGGGAACGGGACAAGGCCAGCTTCCTGCAGGCGGTGCAGAAATTTGGGGAGCACAGCCTGCGTAAGCGGGGCCACATTGACTTCATCTACCTGGCCCTGCGCAAGATGCAGGAGTATGGCGTCGAGCGGGACCTGGCTGTGTACAACCAGCTGCTCGACATCTTCCCCAAAGAGGTCTTCCGGCCTCGCAATGTCATCCAGCGCATCTTCGTCCACTACCCTCGGCAGCAGGAGTGTGGGATTGCCGTCCTGGAGCAGATGGAGAGCCACG GTGTGATGCCCAACAAGGAGACGGAGTTCCTGCTGATTCAGATATTTGGACGCAAAAGCTACCCCATGCTCAAGTTGCTGCGCCTGAAGCTGTGGTTCCCTCGATTCATGAACATCAACCCCTTCCCAGTGCCCCGGGACCTGTCCCAGGACCCGGTGGAGCTGGCCACGTTTGGCCTGAGGCACATGGAGCCTGACCTTAGTGCCAGGGTCACCATCTACCAG GTTCCTTTGCCCAAAGACTCAACAGGTGCAGCAGATCCCCCCCAGCCCCACATCGTGG AGCTGACTTGCTGCCCCCGGAGGAGAGG GAAGTGGAAGAGACCCCGGAGGAGTGGAACCTCTATTACCCGATGCAGCTGGACCTGGAGTATTCGAGGAGTGGCTGGGACGACTACGAGTTTGACATCAATGAAG TGGAGGAAGGCCCTGTCTTCGCCATGTGCATGGCGGGTGCCCATGACCAGGCGACGCTGGCCAAGTGGATCCAGGGCCTGCAGGAGACCAATCCAACTCTGGCCCAGATCCCCGTGGTCTTCCGCCTGA
- the ECSIT gene encoding evolutionarily conserved signaling intermediate in Toll pathway, mitochondrial isoform X3 has protein sequence MSWVQATLLARGLCRAWGGICGAALPGTSISQVPRQLPRGLHCSAAAHSSEQSLVSSPPEPRQRPTKALVPYEDLFGQAPSGERDKASFLQAVQKFGEHSLRKRGHIDFIYLALRKMQEYGVERDLAVYNQLLDIFPKEVFRPRNVIQRIFVHYPRQQECGIAVLEQMESHGVMPNKETEFLLIQIFGRKSYPMLKLLRLKLWFPRFMNINPFPVPRDLSQDPVELATFGLRHMEPDLSARVTIYQVPLPKDSTGAADPPQPHIVGSGRDPGGVEPLLPDAAGPGVFEEWLGRLRV, from the exons ATGAGCTGGGTCCAGGCCACCCTACTGGCCCGAGGCCTCTGTAGGGCCTGGGGAGGCATCTGCGGGGCCGCCCTTCCAGGAACTTCCATCTCTCAG gtcCCTCGCCAGCTCCCTCGGGGCCTGCACTGCAGCGCAGCTGCCCATAGCTCTGAACAGTCCCTGGTTTCCAGCCCACCAGAACCCCGGCAAAGGCCCACCAAGGCTCTGGTGCCCTATGAGGACCTGTTTGGGCAGGCGCCTAGCGGGGAACGGGACAAGGCCAGCTTCCTGCAGGCGGTGCAGAAATTTGGGGAGCACAGCCTGCGTAAGCGGGGCCACATTGACTTCATCTACCTGGCCCTGCGCAAGATGCAGGAGTATGGCGTCGAGCGGGACCTGGCTGTGTACAACCAGCTGCTCGACATCTTCCCCAAAGAGGTCTTCCGGCCTCGCAATGTCATCCAGCGCATCTTCGTCCACTACCCTCGGCAGCAGGAGTGTGGGATTGCCGTCCTGGAGCAGATGGAGAGCCACG GTGTGATGCCCAACAAGGAGACGGAGTTCCTGCTGATTCAGATATTTGGACGCAAAAGCTACCCCATGCTCAAGTTGCTGCGCCTGAAGCTGTGGTTCCCTCGATTCATGAACATCAACCCCTTCCCAGTGCCCCGGGACCTGTCCCAGGACCCGGTGGAGCTGGCCACGTTTGGCCTGAGGCACATGGAGCCTGACCTTAGTGCCAGGGTCACCATCTACCAG GTTCCTTTGCCCAAAGACTCAACAGGTGCAGCAGATCCCCCCCAGCCCCACATCGTGG GAAGTGGAAGAGACCCCGGAGGAGTGGAACCTCTATTACCCGATGCAGCTGGACCTGGAGTATTCGAGGAGTGGCTGGGACGACTACGAGTTTGA